Proteins encoded by one window of Aphidius gifuensis isolate YNYX2018 linkage group LG2, ASM1490517v1, whole genome shotgun sequence:
- the LOC122849591 gene encoding trypsin-like: protein MSSKLIIILGIFLAVAEARYAPESSKPYLGYSNTKFDITKIVGGSEAVKNNYPHQVSLQWGTPPLTQVSHFCGGSIISERWILTAGHCVLAVPDYGSFIVKAGKHVLNEQENEEQSIEVEASFIHESYSGGVAPYDVAILKLKVSLVINQWVSPIKLPKQGILHNGDAVLTGWGSIVPSGTTLPSNLQTAVFPIIDLDTCRSSLEQIVGPSPLHETNICTGPLTGGYSACSGDSGGPLISRQPQQDDEVIGIVSWGIIPCGTLGAPSVFTRVSAFVEWIEIKIASN, encoded by the exons ATGTCAtcaaagttaataataatcttgGGAATTTTCCTAGCTGTAGCTGAAGCTc gcTATGCTCCTGAATCATCAAAGCCTTATCTAGGCTACTCAAATACAAAATTTGATATAACTAAAATTGTTGGAGGTTCAGAggctgttaaaaataattatcctcATCAAGTTAGTCTACAATGGGGAACACCACCTTTAACACAAGTCAGTCATTTTTGTGGTGGTTCAATAATTAGTGAAAGATGGATATTAACAGCAGGACATTGTGTTCTTGCAGTTCCAGATTATGGttcttttattgttaaagCTGGTAAACATGTATTAAATGAACAAGAAAATGAAGAACAATCAATTGAAGTTGAAGCATCATTTATTCATGAAAGTTATTCAGg AGGAGTTGCACCATATGATGTTGCTATtcttaaattaaaagtttctCTTGTTATAAATCAATGGGTATCACCAATTAAATTACCCAAACAAGGCATTCTTCATAATGGTGATGCAGTATTGACTGGTTGGGGTTCAATTGTTCCATCTGGTACAACTCTTCCATCAAATCTTCAAACAGCTGTATTTCCAATTATTGATTTGGATACTTGTAGAAGTAGTCTTGAACAAATTGTTGGACCATCACCTCTTCATGAAACAAATATTTGTACTGGTCCACTTACTGGAGGTTACTCTGCATGCAGT GGTGATTCTGGTGGACCACTTATTTCAAGACAACCTCAACAAGATGATGAAGTTATTGGAATTGTTTCTTGGGGAATTATACCATGTGGTACCCTTGGAGCACCAAGTGTATTCACTCGAGTCTCTGCATTTGTCGAATGGATTGAGATAAAAATAGctagtaattaa